A segment of the Colletotrichum destructivum chromosome 3, complete sequence genome:
GGGCGGCAGACGACGTGGCTCTCGTCCATAGACTGAGCCGAGTGAACGCCACCCGCGCGGTACGGTACAGATTCTCTGCACTGTGACCTGGAGATCCGCACCGCCACATGTACGCACGGTCCACATTTGACCGGCCTAGGTCCAGGGGGGTTGCTCCCGAACCCTTTGTTTACTTTTTCGTCGCAAACTGCTGCTGTCTTTGCGTACTGGGCTGGCATGCACGGATTAGCACCCAAGCCCCTCTCGTCCCATGCTCCCAGTCGGCACCGTAAACTGCGCAACTTTTTGATCCAGACCTGGTGTTTGCccatcgagaaggagcaCTAAGACAATCAGACATTCTCGAACAAGCGGAACACGGGCACTCCAATTCCAGCAACAACCAACGACATACGACCCACGATCCACGACCTACCTGACGTATCGAGCGCGTACCCGGTcatctacctaggtagtgcCTATTGCGCACTTTGCGCCCACTAGCCTACTCATCACAACACTCATCTTCCAGCGCGAATGTCTCGTGCTGCTCGGGCATCCAAGTTGCTAGCACTGGCGGATTCGGATTCCGACGAACTTTCCGGCCTTGGCGCAAAAGCCAGCAGCGGCCGCACGTCAGAAGAACAGaagatgccgccggcgaagaaggccagaGGTCGACCTCCGGCCGCCAATAAAGTCAGGAAGCCAGTGCAACGAGCGACGAAAGCTCGCACGAATACCAAGATCGCAGCGGTGGTAGAAAAGGCAGAATATGCGGATGACGTTGACGCTTCGACCAAGATCCATGGAAATTCTTCGCAGAAGGGGCGCAAAGCAGCAGCGAAGTACAgaggcgacgatgaggacaTAGCCGAAACGGATGAGGAGGTCACTTCTTCGGTTAAGTTGAGTGTCGCCAAGCCTAGAGGGCGCCCGAAGGCCGTAGCTGCTGTAGCAGCAGCATCCAATACAGACGAATCAAAGAAGATCCAGGAGTCCGTCCTGAAGCGCACCTCGCCGGTGGCCagtcgagggcgccgcccCGCGATCAAGTCAACAACGAACGAAGACTCGGAAATTCCGGAGACACAGCCTGAAGATTTCATGGACATTGACACAGAAGTTGATGCCGAATTCGAGGACTTGCCGGCACCACGGCAGCCTGCCCACCGGTCCAATAGAACCACGGAGAGCTCGGGCGTGGAAGCAAATGAGGTGGTGTtgaggcggcggctgggcgAGACGACAAGAAAGTACGACAATTTAGAGGCAAAATATCGTGATCTTCGGGACATTGGAGTCAAGGCAGCCGAACGAAACTTCGATATTCTCAAgaaggagagcgaggagCGAGCGAAAAGTGAGTACTGGAACGGAGGACCGCGAAAGGACGGAGTGCTAACTATTTCCAAGCTGCGAATGAACTCATAAGTCACCTCAAGGCCGATCTTGCCGTGCAACGGGACTTGGCAAAGACGGGACAACAGCACCAGAAGCAACTCCAGGAAATGGAGGCGAAAGTGACAGCATTGACCACATCGTTGGCCGAAGCGAAGCAAGAAGTGAAGACGCTATCGACGAGATTGGCCGCGAGCAGGTCCGCTGAAGCTGCAGCAAGTGCCAAGGTGGTTCCCGGTAGTGCTGTTAAGAGCGGAagcgccgctgctgctcgagctATCGCTAGTTCAGATGCGGTGCAAACGGGGCAACTGAGGGAGGACCTTTATGGCGATTTGACCGGCCTTATTGTCAGGTTGACGAAGCGCGACTCTGCCGGTCAGGTCTTTGACTGTATACAGACGGGAAGAAACGGAAGTAAGTTTCCTCCGTGGCAGCCGTGCATCGCATCGTCTTCTGTTCTAACTGCGTTTCCAGCACTTCACTTCAAGCTTGAAGTCGAGAGCGAGAGTTCAGGCGAGAATTACGAAGAAGCACACTTCACGTACAAGCCACAGTTGGACTCAAACCGGGACCGGGACTTGATTGATATGCTCCCTGATTTCCTGGTCGAAGAGATCACGTTCCCTCGACCACATGCAGCGAAGTTCTATGCGCGGGTGATCAAGTCTTTGACAGAGCGCATTGATTAATCATGTCGGTATGGATGGTGTTTTTGTCGAGAGTAAAGGCTTTGCGTGGCGGCAAGAAGCATTTGGAATTGGACGATACGATACCCCATGAAGACTATGTTCCTTTACACTGCTTGGATGTAAAAGGCCTGGCCAACGCCTCGACTTGAGTTGTCAGCTGGATACGGATTATATCTGACATTAGAGACGACGGTCTCCGGATCAAGGCACACAGAACCAGCCGCCAAACCAGGCGCACTGCGAGTATAGTTTCATCGCGGCCAGAAACATGCATGCGAAGCAAACAACGATGTGGACCGTCGTCACATTGGCTACTGATGTTGTTCAGAGAGGTTCCCAAGTACCCACCTATCAAGCCTGAGCTGAACAAGTCTTGA
Coding sequences within it:
- a CDS encoding Putative monopolin complex subunit Csm1/Pcs1, csm1/Pcs1 domain superfamily, encoding MSRAARASKLLALADSDSDELSGLGAKASSGRTSEEQKMPPAKKARGRPPAANKVRKPVQRATKARTNTKIAAVVEKAEYADDVDASTKIHGNSSQKGRKAAAKYRGDDEDIAETDEEVTSSVKLSVAKPRGRPKAVAAVAAASNTDESKKIQESVLKRTSPVASRGRRPAIKSTTNEDSEIPETQPEDFMDIDTEVDAEFEDLPAPRQPAHRSNRTTESSGVEANEVVLRRRLGETTRKYDNLEAKYRDLRDIGVKAAERNFDILKKESEERAKTANELISHLKADLAVQRDLAKTGQQHQKQLQEMEAKVTALTTSLAEAKQEVKTLSTRLAASRSAEAAASAKVVPGSAVKSGSAAAARAIASSDAVQTGQLREDLYGDLTGLIVRLTKRDSAGQVFDCIQTGRNGTLHFKLEVESESSGENYEEAHFTYKPQLDSNRDRDLIDMLPDFLVEEITFPRPHAAKFYARVIKSLTERID